agatttttcctacttcAAAATCCCTTTTAGAATATATTCTGATATCTTGAATTATGAGATTTTAATCATATTGACTGCATTCTTCACATGTGATACTGTATTTCCACTGAAATGAAAATACTGTTAACTTGATCCAGAATGCTTGCCACAAAGTAGATATTTATGGATGTTCAAAAGAGTATGAGGTTTAGCCAACTAATGTAAGATATCAAATAAAATCTCAGGACAGTACAGAGCTtttggagtaattttttttttctttacagatgtATGACTTTACATTTGAAATCCAACTGACAAACCCAATTGCCCTATAACAATGGGAAGATGATAGAAGCTGTAGGAAGAAAGACCTATAACAATGGGAAGATGATAGAAGCTACGGGAACAGAGCCCTGTAACAATGGGAAGATGATAGAAGCTACGGGAATAGAGCCCTGTAACAATGGGAAGATGATAGAAGCTACGGGAACAGAGCCCTGTAACAATGGGAAGATGATAGAAGCTACAGGAACAGAGCCCTGTAACAATGGGAAGATGATAGAATCTACAGGAACAGAGCCCTGTAACAATGGGAAGATGATAGAAGCTACAGGAACAAAGCCCTGTAACAAAGGGAAGATGATAGAAGCTACAGGAACAAAGCCCTGTAACAATGGAAAGATGATAGAAGCTGCAAGAAGAAAgccctataacaatggaaaggtgatagaagctgcaggaagaaAGATCTATAACAACGGAAAGGTGATAAAAGCTGCAGGAAGAAAGATCTATAACAACGGAAAGGTGATAAAAGCTGCAAGAAGAAAgccctataacaatggaaaggtgatagaagctgcaggaagaaAGCCCTATAACAATGGGAAGATGATGGAAGCTGCAGGAAGAAAGCCCTATAACAATGGGAAGATGATGAAAGCTGCAAGAAGAAAgccctataacaatggaaaggtgatagaagctgcaggaagaaAGATCTATAACAACGGAAAGGTGATAAAAGCTGCAAGAAGAAAgccctataacaatggaaaggtgatagaagctgcagAAAGAAAGATCTATAACAACGGAAAGGTGATAAAAGCTGCAAGAAAAAAgccctataacaatggaaaggtgatagaagctgcaggaacaaagccctataacaatggaaaggtgatagaagctgcaggaagaaAGTCTTAcaacaatggaaaggtgatagagGCTGCAGGAAGAAAGACCTATAACAATGGGATGatgatagaagctgcaggaagaaagacctataacaatggataggtgatagaagctgcaggaaCAAAGCCCTATAgcaatggaaaggtgatagaagctgcaggaaCAAAGACTTATAACAATGGGAAGatgatagaagctgcaggaagaaAGTCCTGTAACAATGGGAAGatgatagaagctgcaggaagaaagccctataacaatggaaaggtgatagaagctgcaggaacaaagccctataacaatggaaaggtgatagaagctgcaggaagaaAGTCCTGTAACAATGGAAAGatgatagaagctgcaggaagaaagccctataacaatggaaaggtgatagaagctgcaggaaCAAAGCCCAATAACAATGGGAAGatgatagaagctgcaggaagaaAGTCTTACAACAGTGGATaggtgatagaagctgcaggaagaaagccctataacaatggaaaggtgatagaagctgcaggaacaaagccctataacaatggaaaggtgatagaagctgcaggaaCAAAGCCCAATAACAATGGGAAGatgatagaagctgcaggaagaaAGTCTTACAACAGTGGATaggtgatagaagctgcaggaagaaAGTCCTGTAACAATGGAAAGATGATAGAAGCTGCAGGAAAAAAgccctataacaatggaaaggtgatagaagctgcaggaaCAAAGCCCAATAACAATGGGAAGatgatagaagctgcaggaagaaAGTCTTAcaacaatggaaaggtgatagagGCTGCAGGAAGAAAGACCTATAACAATGGGATGatgatagaagctgcaggaagaaAGACTTATAACAATGGGAAGatgatagaagctgcaggaagaaAGTCTTAcaacaatggaaaggtgatagagGCTGCAGGAAGAAAGACCTATAACAATGGGATGatgatagaagctgcaggaagaaagccctataacaatggaaaggtgatagaagctgcaggaacaaagccctataacaatggaaaggtgatagaagctgcaggaagaaAGTCCTGTAACAATGGAAAGatgatagaagctgcaggaagaaagccctataacaatggaaaggtgatagaagctgcagTAACAAAGCCCAATAACAATGGGAAGatgatagaagctgcaggaagaaAGTCTTACAACAGTGGATaggtgatagaagctgcaggaagaaagccctataacaatggaaaggtgatagaagctgcaggaacaaagccctataacaatggaaaggtgatagaagctgcaggaaCAAAGCCCAATAACAATGGGA
The nucleotide sequence above comes from Palaemon carinicauda isolate YSFRI2023 chromosome 18, ASM3689809v2, whole genome shotgun sequence. Encoded proteins:
- the LOC137657335 gene encoding SUMO-interacting motif-containing protein 1-like, with protein sequence MIEAAGKKPYNNGKVIEAAGTKPNNNGKMIEAAGRKSYNNGKVIEAAGRKTYNNGMMIEAAGRKTYNNGKMIEAAGRKSYNNGKVIEAAGRKTYNNGMMIEAAGRKPYNNGKVIEAAGTKPYNNGKVIEAAGRKSCNNGKMIEAAGRKPYNNGKVIEAAVTKPNNNGKMIEAAGRKSYNSG